One stretch of Euphorbia lathyris chromosome 7, ddEupLath1.1, whole genome shotgun sequence DNA includes these proteins:
- the LOC136201326 gene encoding sterol carrier protein 2 yields MATELKSQNILDLLARFLETEEGAKVQKKINLVYQFNLAPKKIGLNEVAVTVDLKNGKVTKGAYEEGKPDATFSLKDEDFVKLAEGKLNPQIAFMRGALKIKGSLSAAQKFTPEIFPKPSKL; encoded by the exons ATGGCCACTGAGCTCAAGTCCCAAAACATTTTGGATCTCTTAGCCCGATTCCTCGAGACCGAAGAAGGTGCTAAAGTTCAAAAGAAGATCAATCTCGTCTATCAGTTCAATCTCGCCCCCAAG AAAATTGGGTTGAATGAGGTGGCCGTTACTGTTGATCTCAAAAATGGAAAAGTTACTAAAG GCGCATATGAAGAAGGCAAGCCTGATGCCACATTTTCCCTGAAGGATGAAGACTTTGTGAAGCTTGCTGAGGGGAAATTGAATCCGCAAATTGCTTTCATGAG GGGCGCTTTGAAGATCAAGGGCAGTCTGAGTGCAGCCCAAAAGTTTACTCCTGAAATCTTCCCTAAGCCCTCGAAGCTGTGA